A window from Macaca fascicularis isolate 582-1 chromosome 20, T2T-MFA8v1.1 encodes these proteins:
- the DNASE1L2 gene encoding deoxyribonuclease-1-like 2 isoform X5, whose protein sequence is MSGPRALLAALWALEAARATALRIGAFNIQSFGDSKVSDPACGSIIAKILAGYDLALVQEVRDPDLSAVSTLMEQINRVSEHEYSFVSSQPLGRDQYKEMYLFVYRKDAVSVVDTYQYPDPEDVFSREPFVVKFSAPGSAQKLVLIPLHAAPHQAVAEIDALYDVYLDVIDKWGTDDWAAIRLRSSEVFKWLIPDSADTTVGNSDCAYDRIVACGARLRRSLKPQSATVHDFQEEFGLDQTQALAISDHFPVEVTLKSHR, encoded by the exons ATGAGCGGGCCCCGGGCCCTGCTGGCCGCGCTCTGGGCGCTGGAAGCCGCCAGGGCCACGGCGCTTCGCATCGGAGCCTTCAACATCCAGAGCTTCGGCGACAGCAAAGTGTCGGACCCGGCTTGCGGCAGCATCATCGCGAAG ATCCTGGCGGGTTATGACCTCGCGCTGGTGCAGGAGGTGCGAGACCCAGACCTCAGCGCCGTGTCCACGCTCATGGAGCAGATCAACAG GGTGTCCGAGCACGAGTACAGCTTTGTGAGCAGCCAGCCCCTGGGCCGGGACCAGTATAAGGAGATGTACCTGTTTGTGTACAG GAAGGACGCGGTGTCTGTCGTGGACACATACCAGTACCCGGACCCCGAGGACGTCTTCAGCCGCGAGCCCTTCGTGGTCAAGTTCTCGGCCCCCGGCTCAG CGCAGAAGCTGGTGCTGATCCCGCTGCACGCGGCGCCACATCAAGCCGTGGCGGAGATCGACGCGCTCTACGACGTGTATCTGGACGTGATTGACAAGTGGGGCACCGAC GACTGGGCTGCCATCCGCCTGAGAAGCAGTGAGGTCTTCAAGTGGCTCATCCCTGACAGCGCCGACACCACGGTGGGTAACTCAGATTGCGCCTACGACCGCATCGTGGCCTGCGGCGCCCGCCTGCGCCGAAGCCTGAAGCCCCAGTCGGCCACTGTGCACGACTTCCAGGAGGAATTCGGCCTGGACCAGACTCAG gCTCTCGCCATCAGCGACCACTTTCCGGTGGAGGTGACCCTCAAGTCCCACAGATGA
- the DNASE1L2 gene encoding deoxyribonuclease-1-like 2 isoform X3 yields MSGPRALLAALWALEAARATALRIGAFNIQSFGDSKVSDPACGSIIAKILAGYDLALVQEVRDPDLSAVSTLMEQINRVSEHEYSFVSSQPLGRDQYKEMYLFVYRKDAVSVVDTYQYPDPEDVFSREPFVVKFSAPGSAQKLVLIPLHAAPHQAVAEIDALYDVYLDVIDKWGTDDMLFLGDFNADCSYVRAQDWAAIRLRSSEVFKWLIPDSADTTVGNSDCAYDRIVACGARLRRSLKPQSATVHDFQEEFGLDQTQALAISDHFPVEVTLKSHR; encoded by the exons ATGAGCGGGCCCCGGGCCCTGCTGGCCGCGCTCTGGGCGCTGGAAGCCGCCAGGGCCACGGCGCTTCGCATCGGAGCCTTCAACATCCAGAGCTTCGGCGACAGCAAAGTGTCGGACCCGGCTTGCGGCAGCATCATCGCGAAG ATCCTGGCGGGTTATGACCTCGCGCTGGTGCAGGAGGTGCGAGACCCAGACCTCAGCGCCGTGTCCACGCTCATGGAGCAGATCAACAG GGTGTCCGAGCACGAGTACAGCTTTGTGAGCAGCCAGCCCCTGGGCCGGGACCAGTATAAGGAGATGTACCTGTTTGTGTACAG GAAGGACGCGGTGTCTGTCGTGGACACATACCAGTACCCGGACCCCGAGGACGTCTTCAGCCGCGAGCCCTTCGTGGTCAAGTTCTCGGCCCCCGGCTCAG CGCAGAAGCTGGTGCTGATCCCGCTGCACGCGGCGCCACATCAAGCCGTGGCGGAGATCGACGCGCTCTACGACGTGTATCTGGACGTGATTGACAAGTGGGGCACCGAC GACATGCTGTTCCTGGGGGACTTCAACGCCGACTGCAGCTATGTGCGGGCGCAGGACTGGGCTGCCATCCGCCTGAGAAGCAGTGAGGTCTTCAAGTGGCTCATCCCTGACAGCGCCGACACCACGGTGGGTAACTCAGATTGCGCCTACGACCGCATCGTGGCCTGCGGCGCCCGCCTGCGCCGAAGCCTGAAGCCCCAGTCGGCCACTGTGCACGACTTCCAGGAGGAATTCGGCCTGGACCAGACTCAG gCTCTCGCCATCAGCGACCACTTTCCGGTGGAGGTGACCCTCAAGTCCCACAGATGA
- the DNASE1L2 gene encoding deoxyribonuclease-1-like 2 isoform X1 → MSGPRALLAALWALEAARATALRIGAFNIQSFGDSKVSDPACGSIIAKILAGYDLALVQEVRDPDLSAVSTLMEQINRVSEHEYSFVSSQPLGRDQYKEMYLFVYRKDAVSVVDTYQYPDPEDVFSREPFVVKFSAPGSGERAPPLPCRRPAPPLPPGPDARPLPATAQKLVLIPLHAAPHQAVAEIDALYDVYLDVIDKWGTDDMLFLGDFNADCSYVRAQDWAAIRLRSSEVFKWLIPDSADTTVGNSDCAYDRIVACGARLRRSLKPQSATVHDFQEEFGLDQTQALAISDHFPVEVTLKSHR, encoded by the exons ATGAGCGGGCCCCGGGCCCTGCTGGCCGCGCTCTGGGCGCTGGAAGCCGCCAGGGCCACGGCGCTTCGCATCGGAGCCTTCAACATCCAGAGCTTCGGCGACAGCAAAGTGTCGGACCCGGCTTGCGGCAGCATCATCGCGAAG ATCCTGGCGGGTTATGACCTCGCGCTGGTGCAGGAGGTGCGAGACCCAGACCTCAGCGCCGTGTCCACGCTCATGGAGCAGATCAACAG GGTGTCCGAGCACGAGTACAGCTTTGTGAGCAGCCAGCCCCTGGGCCGGGACCAGTATAAGGAGATGTACCTGTTTGTGTACAG GAAGGACGCGGTGTCTGTCGTGGACACATACCAGTACCCGGACCCCGAGGACGTCTTCAGCCGCGAGCCCTTCGTGGTCAAGTTCTCGGCCCCCGGCTCAGGTGAGcgggccccgcccctcccctgcCGCCGGCCCGCCCCTCCCCTGCCGCCGGGACCTGACGCCCGACCCCTTCCGGCAACAGCGCAGAAGCTGGTGCTGATCCCGCTGCACGCGGCGCCACATCAAGCCGTGGCGGAGATCGACGCGCTCTACGACGTGTATCTGGACGTGATTGACAAGTGGGGCACCGAC GACATGCTGTTCCTGGGGGACTTCAACGCCGACTGCAGCTATGTGCGGGCGCAGGACTGGGCTGCCATCCGCCTGAGAAGCAGTGAGGTCTTCAAGTGGCTCATCCCTGACAGCGCCGACACCACGGTGGGTAACTCAGATTGCGCCTACGACCGCATCGTGGCCTGCGGCGCCCGCCTGCGCCGAAGCCTGAAGCCCCAGTCGGCCACTGTGCACGACTTCCAGGAGGAATTCGGCCTGGACCAGACTCAG gCTCTCGCCATCAGCGACCACTTTCCGGTGGAGGTGACCCTCAAGTCCCACAGATGA
- the DNASE1L2 gene encoding deoxyribonuclease-1-like 2 isoform X4 has protein sequence MSGPRALLAALWALEAARATALRIGAFNIQSFGDSKVSDPACGSIIAKILAGYDLALVQEVRDPDLSAVSTLMEQINRVSEHEYSFVSSQPLGRDQYKEMYLFVYRKDAVSVVDTYQYPDPEDVFSREPFVVKFSAPGSAAQKLVLIPLHAAPHQAVAEIDALYDVYLDVIDKWGTDDWAAIRLRSSEVFKWLIPDSADTTVGNSDCAYDRIVACGARLRRSLKPQSATVHDFQEEFGLDQTQALAISDHFPVEVTLKSHR, from the exons ATGAGCGGGCCCCGGGCCCTGCTGGCCGCGCTCTGGGCGCTGGAAGCCGCCAGGGCCACGGCGCTTCGCATCGGAGCCTTCAACATCCAGAGCTTCGGCGACAGCAAAGTGTCGGACCCGGCTTGCGGCAGCATCATCGCGAAG ATCCTGGCGGGTTATGACCTCGCGCTGGTGCAGGAGGTGCGAGACCCAGACCTCAGCGCCGTGTCCACGCTCATGGAGCAGATCAACAG GGTGTCCGAGCACGAGTACAGCTTTGTGAGCAGCCAGCCCCTGGGCCGGGACCAGTATAAGGAGATGTACCTGTTTGTGTACAG GAAGGACGCGGTGTCTGTCGTGGACACATACCAGTACCCGGACCCCGAGGACGTCTTCAGCCGCGAGCCCTTCGTGGTCAAGTTCTCGGCCCCCGGCTCAG CAGCGCAGAAGCTGGTGCTGATCCCGCTGCACGCGGCGCCACATCAAGCCGTGGCGGAGATCGACGCGCTCTACGACGTGTATCTGGACGTGATTGACAAGTGGGGCACCGAC GACTGGGCTGCCATCCGCCTGAGAAGCAGTGAGGTCTTCAAGTGGCTCATCCCTGACAGCGCCGACACCACGGTGGGTAACTCAGATTGCGCCTACGACCGCATCGTGGCCTGCGGCGCCCGCCTGCGCCGAAGCCTGAAGCCCCAGTCGGCCACTGTGCACGACTTCCAGGAGGAATTCGGCCTGGACCAGACTCAG gCTCTCGCCATCAGCGACCACTTTCCGGTGGAGGTGACCCTCAAGTCCCACAGATGA
- the DNASE1L2 gene encoding deoxyribonuclease-1-like 2 isoform X2: protein MSGPRALLAALWALEAARATALRIGAFNIQSFGDSKVSDPACGSIIAKILAGYDLALVQEVRDPDLSAVSTLMEQINRVSEHEYSFVSSQPLGRDQYKEMYLFVYRKDAVSVVDTYQYPDPEDVFSREPFVVKFSAPGSAAQKLVLIPLHAAPHQAVAEIDALYDVYLDVIDKWGTDDMLFLGDFNADCSYVRAQDWAAIRLRSSEVFKWLIPDSADTTVGNSDCAYDRIVACGARLRRSLKPQSATVHDFQEEFGLDQTQALAISDHFPVEVTLKSHR from the exons ATGAGCGGGCCCCGGGCCCTGCTGGCCGCGCTCTGGGCGCTGGAAGCCGCCAGGGCCACGGCGCTTCGCATCGGAGCCTTCAACATCCAGAGCTTCGGCGACAGCAAAGTGTCGGACCCGGCTTGCGGCAGCATCATCGCGAAG ATCCTGGCGGGTTATGACCTCGCGCTGGTGCAGGAGGTGCGAGACCCAGACCTCAGCGCCGTGTCCACGCTCATGGAGCAGATCAACAG GGTGTCCGAGCACGAGTACAGCTTTGTGAGCAGCCAGCCCCTGGGCCGGGACCAGTATAAGGAGATGTACCTGTTTGTGTACAG GAAGGACGCGGTGTCTGTCGTGGACACATACCAGTACCCGGACCCCGAGGACGTCTTCAGCCGCGAGCCCTTCGTGGTCAAGTTCTCGGCCCCCGGCTCAG CAGCGCAGAAGCTGGTGCTGATCCCGCTGCACGCGGCGCCACATCAAGCCGTGGCGGAGATCGACGCGCTCTACGACGTGTATCTGGACGTGATTGACAAGTGGGGCACCGAC GACATGCTGTTCCTGGGGGACTTCAACGCCGACTGCAGCTATGTGCGGGCGCAGGACTGGGCTGCCATCCGCCTGAGAAGCAGTGAGGTCTTCAAGTGGCTCATCCCTGACAGCGCCGACACCACGGTGGGTAACTCAGATTGCGCCTACGACCGCATCGTGGCCTGCGGCGCCCGCCTGCGCCGAAGCCTGAAGCCCCAGTCGGCCACTGTGCACGACTTCCAGGAGGAATTCGGCCTGGACCAGACTCAG gCTCTCGCCATCAGCGACCACTTTCCGGTGGAGGTGACCCTCAAGTCCCACAGATGA